Proteins from a genomic interval of Ramlibacter algicola:
- a CDS encoding GFA family protein, whose product MLKTYRGSCHCGAVTFEADLDLTQSSYRCNCSICRRTRFWPAVAKPEGFRLLSGEAELTQYLFNSRKNQHYFCRVCGVRPFGVGTDTPMGVMYGVNLGCLEDVSDEELSRIPITYVDGLHDRFAPPSHLAHL is encoded by the coding sequence ATGCTGAAAACTTACCGCGGCAGCTGCCACTGCGGCGCCGTGACCTTCGAGGCCGACCTCGATCTCACGCAGAGTTCCTACCGGTGCAACTGCTCCATCTGCCGCAGGACGCGCTTCTGGCCCGCGGTCGCCAAGCCGGAAGGCTTCCGCCTGCTCTCCGGCGAGGCGGAACTCACGCAGTACCTGTTCAACTCCAGGAAGAACCAGCACTACTTCTGCCGCGTCTGCGGTGTGCGGCCGTTCGGTGTCGGGACGGACACGCCGATGGGCGTCATGTATGGCGTGAACCTGGGCTGCCTCGAGGACGTCTCCGACGAGGAGCTGTCGCGGATCCCCATCACCTACGTCGACGGCTTGCACGATCGCTTCGCGCCGCCGTCGCACTTGGCCCACCTATGA